CATCATCTTTGTCGGAGACAGCAGTTTTGCGGTTCACACCCTGGCTGCGGCTCTTCCCCACAAAGCCATCCTCATCACACGCTTGCGCCTGGATGCAAGTCTGTTTGCTCCACCAGACCAACGGCACGAACACACGCTTGGGAGGCCTGCACAAAAGGGCATGCCACAGCCCAAACTGAAGACGATCCTGCACCATCCCAAAACCGTGTGGCAGCGCATTACCGCCTCAAGCTGGTACGGACGAGAAACGAACAAGAGCCTCGATATTACCTCTTCCACCGGGTTATGGTACCGGCGAGGAACGCCGCCAAAGCTAATTCGCTGGGTGTTGGTCCGAGACCCCTCAGGCCGCCGCGAACCGCAGGCGTTCATGAGCACCAATACCGATCTCGAACCAGCTCAGATCATTGCCTACTTCGTTCGGCGCTGGCAAATCGAGGTAACGTTCGCGGAAACACGCGCGCATCTGGGTATCGAAACCCAGCGCCAATGGAGCGGCAACGCTATCCTGCGCACGACACCTTCGCTTCTTGCCCTCTACAGTCTCGTCACGGTATGGGCCGGTGATGTTCTCAGCCAAAAAACGCGCCCCTACGCGGCCGCATGGTACAAGAAAACCGATCTGACATTCACAGATGCAATGGCTGCAGTTCGCCTGGTTTTGTGGAGTGACGATCTTTATCGACACTCACCGTCAAACCCGGAAATGCATAAAATACCTCCCGGACGGCTTCAGCGCATGGCCCAGGCTCTTTGCTTCGCCGCATAATGTGCAAAGTCGAGCTTGGGAGATGGTGTCCTATCGTTTGTAGCGATGATTGCCGCGGTCTTCCTCGATCCCTGCACGAAAAGCCGTCAGCAGGTTCAGGCCTTCCCGCCAGCCCTTGAGACCGCTCTGCCCGTTGATGTGCCCC
This genomic stretch from Pararhizobium capsulatum DSM 1112 harbors:
- a CDS encoding IS701 family transposase produces the protein MTDHNENCVGSSDPVPHILHQWLSSFRPWFTAPSWEHLLVLVMGAILSPGKRTVSSCLRITGRAEAGNFSLYHQLLNRARWNPRTLASRLLSVVVARLVPAGPVIIGMDDTIERRWGPKIAARGIYRDPVRSSHGHFVKASGLRWLSFMVLAPVPWAKCIKALPVLTLLCPSERYDKKRGRKHKLLTDWARQGVLQLCRWLPGRDIIFVGDSSFAVHTLAAALPHKAILITRLRLDASLFAPPDQRHEHTLGRPAQKGMPQPKLKTILHHPKTVWQRITASSWYGRETNKSLDITSSTGLWYRRGTPPKLIRWVLVRDPSGRREPQAFMSTNTDLEPAQIIAYFVRRWQIEVTFAETRAHLGIETQRQWSGNAILRTTPSLLALYSLVTVWAGDVLSQKTRPYAAAWYKKTDLTFTDAMAAVRLVLWSDDLYRHSPSNPEMHKIPPGRLQRMAQALCFAA